The genomic window TTGTCAGCCTTGGACTGGCTGCCCAGCTCACGGTCAAGATCATCACAGCAAAGGGCGAAGGCCAGGGACTTGTATTTGTTCCCCGTGATGGTGTAATTGAACATGCTGGAGTCACCAGAGGAATTGCCGAAAGCCAGCACTGGCTGCTGACCGATGTCACGGGCGATGTTGTCCACCTTGTTCATCTTGATATTCTTCAGAATGAACTCACCTCGCAACACTTCATCATTTTTCTGATAGACATATTCAAGGCCGTCTTTCCCCTGCTGATGGGAGGCCAGCCAGGTGATATCCGTGCCGACGATACGATCCTTGGGAATCGGCAGCACCCCATCTGACAGTATGCGCAGAATCTGACGGTCAGTGCCGGAGACGATAAATACTTTGAAATCATTGGCGGTGAGGTAGGATATCACCTCCACCATTGGCAGATAAAAGGCCTCCCCCCACTTAAGATTCGTCAATCCCTCCGTGGGAGTCTCCATGAATTTCTTCACGTAAGCCTCATACTCCGGCTGGGTCATGCCGGCAAATACCGAATTCTGGGAAACAGCCTGCTGCCTGTCCATGCCGCTAGGCATCTTGCTCTTGGCATCAGGCTTGGGATTTGGGATGCCGACGGTTTCAATAGCCTTCTTCACTTCCTCTGCATAAGCCTTATCCTCGGCTTTAGGCTTGAAGGTGGAATCATTCAGGGCCCTGTCCAGATACATCATCCACTCAAAATAAGAAGGAGCAGTCTCGCAGATCAGCGTCCCATCCAGATCAAAGACGGCAATGCGGTCTTTCTGGGGAATAAAATTCTTGCTCTTGGGATTGGTAACATCCTTCACGAAGCTGGTAAGCTGCTGGTATGGTACACCCTCTTTGTTC from Selenomonas sp. AB3002 includes these protein-coding regions:
- a CDS encoding HAD family hydrolase, with amino-acid sequence MYKKKIAACVLAAALGFGFMAELPVSQAATRAELAQISVNKKGTNFKYWNKEGVPYQQLTSFVKDVTNPKSKNFIPQKDRIAVFDLDGTLICETAPSYFEWMMYLDRALNDSTFKPKAEDKAYAEEVKKAIETVGIPNPKPDAKSKMPSGMDRQQAVSQNSVFAGMTQPEYEAYVKKFMETPTEGLTNLKWGEAFYLPMVEVISYLTANDFKVFIVSGTDRQILRILSDGVLPIPKDRIVGTDITWLASHQQGKDGLEYVYQKNDEVLRGEFILKNIKMNKVDNIARDIGQQPVLAFGNSSGDSSMFNYTITGNKYKSLAFALCCDDLDRELGSQSKADKMRADCEKYGWIPVSMKDDFKTIYGDNVKRADK